ataAGGTGcgacgccgtagggcttaaacgttcaggcccaatcccttttttttacaggaatctttctcaaattctgaccggaacatcgccccgtgaccaaagccaagcttttcaagcccactctctacaaatcatattgcgagggatctttcatgtgcgagcctaacaacattattgggccgcaaaggaatcgtgccCTTACAACTACATCAAAtgcttactttattattttaccacatcattttacaacatcccatttatcagatgttttataattcaattctatacattaaaataatatttactacatattaaaataatatttactactcatcaacacaataaacaaacaacaaataatatacCACATATCTTCCGTACCGTGGCAAATTTGCCACGGTACTGTtcaatgttgcaaaaaaaaaaaaaacaatatccCACATCTACTAAATGGGCTAAAATTGGGTTTGGTGTGGGTGCTCTTATATTTCTCGCTTTATTAATATTGATTCATTTGCCACGGTACTGTtcaatgttgcaaaaaaaaaaaaacaatatccCACATCTACTAAATGGGCTAAAATTGGGTTTGGTGTGGGTGCTCTTATATTTCTCGCTTTATTAATATTGATTCATTGAACCCCTATTTTGCTCACTGTCTTACTAAtttatttatccttttttttttttttattactttcgATTTTCTTTTTAGGCTGGCAAGTGTCTGTGGGTTTATATGAATAAGGGAATATACTATCAGGCTTATATATCTGGTTTAAATAACAAAAGTTTCTAAGAAATAACTTAGACATGTTTTGAAGGTCGGTCCAAATCATCAAGCATTTgcctctttccttttctttttaaaatcttaattttttttgttctatctACTGTGTCCTTTCTCCTTCTGATGTTGATCTGCTGCTGAAAACTTCTGTTTCAACATCAGTGTATGTTTAAATGCTGACGTTGAATTGTGAATCTGCAGATTGCACATCAGCCTAGCGTATATGTCCTAGATGTTCCAGGTGTATTGGTTCCAAGTATCCCTGACATAGAGACAGAACTGAAGTTGGCTCATGCAGGTATCATCCTCTTACAAATAATTTCTCTTTAGTTTCTTATGAGATTTCTTACAGTACACATGTGAATGTGCACACACATATGCACACAGCTACCTGCATgcttttttagttttagatgtGCTAATCTTGCTTGAAAGATCACTTTTGTAAATAGACAAAAATAAGTGACTCCCCATTCACTATTAAGAGAAGCCATAGACCACTCAACCTGAGCTGATTTGGTTGCAACAAACCCAACTGGATTCAGCTTCAGTTATGTTGGGTAAGGCCTAAAAGTTTTATGCCTCAAGATGTGTCGGTTAGGGATGAGACTTAAACCCTCTTGTTGACCTCCAAGCAACGCATGTTGCCCAAGCTGCAGCTTCAAAAATATTATACTTGGTGTCTTGGAATTTAtaagtcttttttattttatttttgtgattatgtGGTTTTTTTAGGGCTTGGGGGGAGTTGTTCAAGTCAACATGAAattacttttgtcacattgtaCTTCTTATTCTATCTGATAAAGCATACCAAATTCTTAAATGCACATGAAGGGTCTGTAAGATTCAGTGGTAGGTGAGGAGTGAATTGCAGAATACTTGCTGGCAGTTTTAAATACTCGAGGGACTCCCCTTCATTGGAAGCACTTAAACAACAGGAGTCTGGAAGGGATTTGATATGATTCTAAGGAAAAACATGAGTATAATCTTAAAGATCTTCGGCCAAAGAGGTGGAAGCCTCCATTTGACTCTGATATGTTTTACATTGAGGTAATATAGGATTGTTCtgatttaatcattttatgCAGGATGACCCAAagtatctttaaatttattgtcACATCACAAATCTGAAAGGAGACAGACTATGGGCATAAGAAATATTGCTTTAGAAACAACATAGAACCGAATGAACTTTATAATAAGTCTGGTCATAGAATTATTATATGGGTATGACACCGTTTTCATTCTTCCGAATGGATGGCAAATGATCAGAtcagaaaattgtttttaggaaagttagtaaaaaacaaaaaaaaaagagttttcttGCCATGAATGAAGATTAAGTTTTGAAACCATATTTTTTGGTCATGAATGATTTGCAGTGAGCCTAAGtttcaataacatattttacTTATTGGTTATTGACATTCATGTAGGACATCATATAGTTATTCTGTTGTGCTTTGTGTATGAAGAGGTTTTTTATggccaggaaaaaaaaaaaaggagcatgTAAATCTAGAAATGTTTGCAAATGCTAGACAGGTCAATGTACTATGACTTTAGATATAACATTCTTAATTGGAAACCAATTATCAGTTAGTTTGAAGAAAATAATCTGGTTTTTAGCTTCAGTTGATGGCTTTTAAAAAGGATAAGAAACTTTTTTGTTTCCTGTGACAGtaatgttctttttttaatactagtgaatgaaaataatttatggtaGAGAGAAATGAGCAAACAAGAAAAGCATGTTTAGGGTGGTTGAGATTATGTCAAGGTAAGAAAAAAGATGGTAATTGATTTAGAAGAAGTAAATGGGGGAAAACTCACAGGTAACCCTATAAACAATACATATATGGAGGAAGTGTAAATTCACACATTTGGTAGTGTCATTGAGTAAGATTGTGTCGCTTGATGTGGATATTTTGATTTCTATTAAATGGTTTGAGAAAGAATAAATGGGAGTAGTGATAAAGGATAGGAGAACTGACAAATGTTTGTGAGTAAGCTCTTATGAGAGTATTTTTATCCTATAGGATCCATCTAAATGACCCcctttttctataatttttgcAGAAGGTAGGTGCCCAATCTTTTGGTAatggtgattaaaaaaaaaattggaatgagGCTTGATCAATGATGACTCAATGCATGAAATATGAAGTACGAAAAATCCAGTTTATCTTTCAATTTAAACTCTTAAATACTTATcaagaataaaatttcattttgattgCTAATAGGCTTATGCTTGTACGCCTAAAGCTTTTTTGTAATGTTTTTAAATGGTTATGTTAAGATATAAAAAGTCCAGCTCTTTTGCAAATTAAATGTCATTTGTAGTTCTTATTGTTGCAGCTTAGACGGATCTCCATGTGACCTTTGaatatcttgttttattttatatcattgctgaatttttagttatttattttttccctttcaggATCTTGTCACGGAAGTCCAATTTGCTTTGTATTTAACTCTCAGAATTCACCAGTAATGTAAAGGTGAGTGAGACTGGGAGGGTCTTATAAAAAAGCAGTTTGAAGCACAACAGAAGGCATTTAAAATACCTCATAAATCCTAAGAAGCTCGTTTGATGGTATCAAAAAtgtttctgaatttatttaggGCAAGCAAATTTGGTCCTTTCATCCTTGATGATGTTCCTGATGCAAATGTTGTGTCATGAGTTGTAACTTCTAAGGtttcttttgtccttttttttttttttttttttcttggggggggggggggtgtttgtATATGCTGgtattttcttactttttccCCCCTCCTCTATTGTGTTGATGTCTTGAATTTACTGAAATTGTACTACAAAGTTAAAAGATGCTTTGTGTTGGTGAGTTTTTGTCAAATTCTTCAAGGATTAAGTGTAAAATGTTTATGCCTCAAGTTGTGTTGATTAGGGATGAGACTTAAACCCTCTGTTGACCTCCAACCAACACAGGTTGCCCAAGCTACAGCTTCTAGAATGTTATACTTGTTGTCTTGGAATTTTATCagtctattttcttttaattttctgtaTATGTGGTTTTTTTGGGGGTTGGGAGGAATTTTTCAAGTCGACATGAAattacttttgtcacattgtaTTGTTTATTCTATTTGATAAAGCTTTTCAAATTCTTAAATGCACATGAAGGTTCTATGAAAGATTCAGTGGTAGGTGAGGAGCGAATTGCACAGTACTTGCCGGCAATTGTAAATACTCAAGGGACTCCACTTTGTTGGAAGCACTTGAACAATAGGAGAATGGAAGGGATTCGATATGATTCTAAGGAAAAACATGAGTATAATCTTAAAGATTTTCTGCCAAAAAGGAGGAAGTTGCCAAATGACTCTGATATGCTTTACATTGAGTAATATAGGATCGTTCTCATTTAATCTTTTTATGCAGGATGACCCAAAGTATTTCAAAACTTTTTGTCACGTAACAAGTCTGAAAGGAGGCAAACTTAACTATGGgcataagaaaaattattgtaggGACAACATAGAACCAAATAAACTTCATGATAAGTCTTGTCATTGAGATATTACATGGGTCTGATACCATTTTTGTTCTTACAAATGGATGGTAAATTATCAtatcagaaatttttttttgggaaatttagTTTTCTTGTCATGAATGAAGATTTAGTTTTGATAACATATTTTCTGGTCATGAATGTGTTACAGTGAGCTTATGTTTTGATAACATACTTTATTGACATTCATGTAGGACATAATGAAGTTATTCTGTTGTGCTTACTGTATGAAGGCGTTTTTTATGATCAGGGACAAGAAAGGAGAAAGTAAATCTTGAAATGTGGGCAAATGCTAGACAGACTGACAGAGTCAATGAACTATGACTTTAGATATGGCTGGCTTAATTTGAAACAGATGATCAGCAAGTTCAGACAAAATAATCTGGTTTTTAGCTTCAGTAGATTGCTTTTAAGAAGGATGTGAAgcttttttggtaattttgacaGTAATGTTCTTTTgttaatacttaaaaaaaaaaaaaaaaaaaaaaaaaaaaaattgctgaaagAGTGAATGACAATAATTTATAAAGGTTGTACCTAGTACACAAAGCTCCATGTGGTGATGATGGTATCTTATCATGGTTCATGTACCAAAAGCTACTGGGGCTTGTGGAGTTCAACATGAAGGAAGTGATTTCAATGAAACCTACTCTACTTGTTTTGGTGGTTGGTGTTCCTAACATTGCCAGGTCGTCTTTAATTAATTCAAggtgaaaaacacattttggtccttatatttTCAGCCGATTTTCGTTTtagtttctaagtttttttttttaccgtttTTAGTTCATCTCCTGAAAAAtagttccattttggtccctaccgttACATCATAAATGGATATTGCTGATGTGACAAACGGCATACACTGTTGACCTGACgtgaccattaaaataataacaaaaaatatcccatcagcatttaaattaaaaaaattaatttattaattttaactaaataaaaaaaattaaaaacagaattaaaaactaaaaatcatatgaattgagaCCTAAGTGTGTTTTAAACAAGAACACTAAGAACAAAAACTcaaatccaagaacacaaaccagaaattaaaaaaaaaaaaaaccatcaaagcATTAGTTCAAACCCAGATCTCCGCCGATCCAAACCTACGCACACATCACAGCACACAAGCTCAAATCCAAGaatacaaacccagaaataaaaaaaaaaaaaaaccatcaaagcATTAGTTCAAACCCACTCCGATCTCCGCCGATCCAAACCCACGCACACATCACAGCACACACCCAGTTTCGGTCACGCCCAGATCAACCTAGAAACCCACTGAGAAACCCACCGATCCAAACCCACGCACACATCAATATCAGGTATTTTActacgttaaaaaaaaaaatagtctttaTTGTTTTTTCACATTTCGGAAATGAAATTCAGACCACAGTTCCGATTGAAACTCCGGTGAAATGGTCggaatttatttttcagaaggaaagaagtgGAACATACGTGAGGAGAACGTTGGCGAAATCGGAGGGGCAAGTGGCGGAGGAGCTGAGTTTGCAGAGAATGGAAATGACGAGATCGTCCGGCAAGGAATCGAACAAGTCACGCTTTCCAGCGATATCAGAAGAATTCCGGCTTCTTTTCCGGTAACTAACTTGTTCGGCGGCGAAATCTCTCCTTCGCTTCACAACTCTCATGTTCTTATCTTCAACAACTCTAGGGTAACAAAGCCCTCTCCTTGTTCTCATatctctctaactctctctctctctctctctctatctaaaTGAAAAATCTTATCTTTTTATAACTAGTTTGcgtctctcgctctctctctctctctaaaacggagacaggctttttttttttttattttttttttatttctgggtttgtgttcttggatttgagtttgtgttcttggtgTTTTTGTTCAAAACACACTTACATctcaatttatatgatttttagtttttaattctgtttttaattttttttatttagttaaaattaataaattaatttttttaatttaaatgctgatgtggtattttttattattattttaatggtcacGTCAGGCCAACAGTGCATGCCGTTTGCCATATCAGTAATATTCGTTTATGATGTaacggtagggaccaaaatggaatcGTTTTTAAGGAGAGAGACTAAaaacggtaaaaaaaaaacttagggactaaaacgggaatcggctgaaaatgtagggaccaaaatgtgtttttcgccttaATTCAATCCATCAAATTGTGTCATCTTGCTTTCCTGGTAAGCTGTTACTATGTTTCTGCTGGATCATGGTTGGATGTCATTGTCTTGAAACATAACTATAGTGAAGGTTATTAAATTATTGAACAATAACAGTTTCAGTTTTCTTTCATATTGCAGGAGAATATGAAGCTACACTTGGCCCGTTGCCTGGTGTTACTCAAGATATATCTGGATACAAGGTCAAGAGATACTTTGTTTTATGGTTTTATGTTAGCATTCAATAATTAAGACTAATATCTGAGAATGAGATTGGACCCTGATATTAACATTGTTGGTAGGAAGATCTCGTAGGTTTGGTTGTGAATTGTTTGATTAACCATTATCACTTAACATTTAGTTCATGTTCTGCTTTTATGACCCACAGACAGATTGCAAGGAAGTTATGGACTTATTTTTGACTTGTGCTATATTATTTGTCCAAAAGTGAAGGGGATTACTATGACTTGGATTATATTTTTGGCTTAATTGATTGATGTTCCCCCTATTTTGCTAGCTTTCTtactaatttatatatttattttttgctttcgATTTTTTTTAAGCTACTAAGTATCTGAAGGTTTATAGGAATAGGGGAATAAACTATCAGGGTTAGGTCTCTGGTTTGATTATTGAAAGCTTGTAATAACTAAGTCAGTTGCAGAAGCCTTATTCAAATATATGGATTGGGTGTCAATCCAAACATCAAGCATATGGCtggttccttttcttttttaatcttaattttcTTCTATATTCCTTTTGCCTTTTGCTGTTAATTTGTGGTTGATTACTTCTGTTTCAACATCTACGAATGTTTAAATGCTGACATTGAATTGTTAAGCTGCAGATTGCGCATCAGCCTAGCATATATGTCCTAAACACTCTGGGTGTATTGGTTCCAAGTATCCCTGACATTGAGACAGGACTGAAGCTAGCTCTTGCTGGTATCAAACTCTTGCAAATAATTTCTCCTTAGTTTCTAAGGAGATTTTGATATAATTAATATAGTACACATGTGAATGTGTACACAACAATGCAAGCATGCTTTTTTAGTTTAAGGTATGCCAAATCTTGCTTGGAGTTTGCTGTTGTAAACAGATAAAAAAGAGTGACACCTCTCTCCAGCTACTATTAAGAGAAGCCTTAGCCTAACTTAGCCAATTGAATTCAGCATAAATTATAAAGGGCAAGGCCTAGAAATTTTATGCCTTGAGCTGTTCTAGTTAGGGACAAGGCTTTA
The DNA window shown above is from Quercus lobata isolate SW786 chromosome 7, ValleyOak3.0 Primary Assembly, whole genome shotgun sequence and carries:
- the LOC115952500 gene encoding uncharacterized protein LOC115952500 isoform X1 codes for the protein MRTRRGLCYPRVVEDKNMRVVKRRRDFAAEQVSYRKRSRNSSDIAGKRDLFDSLPDDLVISILCKLSSSATCPSDFANVLLTAGEYEATLGLLPSVTQDIAKYKIVHQPIIYVLDTPGVLVPSISDIETGLKLALAGARKRFSGR
- the LOC115952500 gene encoding uncharacterized protein LOC115952500 isoform X2, whose product is MRTRRGLCYPRVVEDKNMRVVKRRRDFAAEQVSYRKRSRNSSDIAGKRDLFDSLPDDLVISILCKLSSSATCPSDFANVLLTAGEYEATLGLLPSVTQDIAKYKIVHQPIIYVLDTPGVLVPSISDIETGLKLALAEKNK